In the Ensifer adhaerens genome, one interval contains:
- a CDS encoding ABC transporter permease has product MTILDNLAATDESVHRSPVVRFPILRSVLRSRQATAGLLVVLFWVVAAVAAPILAPFPPNDLVGPALQGPSWKFLLGTDDLGRDVLSRTLWGARPVLILAPMAVLLAETIGASIGLVSGYIGGLFDQIVMRINDALISFPAILLYLLIIAALGPSNMNIVVAIALGSAPGIARIVRSTVIELRGRSFIHAAQVRGERFWYILLVELLPNTKGPILVDAMLRVAYASFAIGTLGFLGLGTPPPNPDWGGMVNQGVRWLAVSSWMTAIPAIALASLVIGLNLVVDVIQEEDA; this is encoded by the coding sequence ATGACAATTCTGGACAATCTCGCTGCCACGGATGAAAGCGTACATAGGTCGCCTGTCGTCAGGTTTCCAATATTGCGCTCGGTCCTCCGTTCAAGACAGGCAACGGCCGGACTTCTGGTCGTGCTGTTCTGGGTAGTTGCAGCGGTCGCGGCACCGATCCTCGCGCCATTTCCGCCGAACGATTTGGTGGGCCCGGCACTCCAGGGACCGAGCTGGAAATTTCTGCTGGGGACCGATGACCTCGGAAGGGACGTGTTGTCCCGCACCCTTTGGGGAGCACGTCCAGTACTCATTCTCGCACCAATGGCTGTTCTCCTTGCCGAGACCATCGGAGCATCGATTGGCTTGGTGTCGGGTTACATTGGCGGACTGTTCGATCAGATTGTAATGCGCATAAACGACGCTCTGATCTCGTTTCCCGCGATCTTGCTTTATCTGCTCATCATCGCCGCGCTTGGACCGTCCAACATGAACATCGTGGTGGCAATTGCGCTGGGTTCGGCTCCGGGGATCGCGCGTATCGTGAGAAGTACCGTGATCGAACTGCGCGGCCGAAGCTTCATCCATGCGGCACAGGTGCGGGGAGAGCGGTTCTGGTACATCCTCTTGGTGGAGCTCCTTCCGAATACAAAGGGTCCCATCCTGGTTGATGCCATGCTTCGCGTCGCATACGCATCATTCGCCATCGGGACGCTGGGCTTCCTCGGACTGGGCACTCCTCCGCCAAACCCCGATTGGGGCGGCATGGTCAACCAGGGTGTTCGGTGGCTCGCAGTATCGTCCTGGATGACCGCGATCCCGGCAATAGCTCTCGCGTCGCTCGTTATCGGCCTGAACCTAGTAGTGGACGTCATTCAGGAGGAGGACGCGTAA
- a CDS encoding GntR family transcriptional regulator, translating to MAQLDEELLTETTLADEIAFQLEGDILAGRLQPGSKLRQEELCSRFGVSRTPIREALRKLQAQRLVTLAPNRGATVRVLTRQEIEEVYELRAELEGYAAYLACVRADDDFDRRLIEASSDVQTRAHPGPERDVCDRQLNVEVSESIRGFHHIIQETAGNATLVSVIRDLEALFLGSYCSHEMADPGVAERLHVDEHRGIQDALLARNAAAARELMRAHILHAKRILLDYLDNTGFWAGHDDTDNQEQPNE from the coding sequence ATGGCACAGCTCGATGAGGAACTTCTTACCGAGACAACGCTGGCTGACGAGATCGCGTTCCAGCTCGAGGGCGATATACTCGCAGGGAGGCTGCAGCCCGGGTCGAAGCTTCGGCAGGAGGAGCTTTGTTCCCGGTTCGGTGTGAGCAGAACACCTATCCGGGAAGCGCTACGCAAGCTGCAGGCCCAGAGGCTTGTCACGCTCGCCCCCAACCGGGGGGCGACGGTACGCGTCCTTACCCGCCAGGAGATCGAGGAGGTCTACGAACTCCGGGCGGAACTTGAAGGTTACGCGGCGTATCTTGCATGCGTGCGCGCTGACGACGACTTCGATCGAAGGCTGATTGAGGCGTCCAGCGATGTGCAGACGCGCGCTCATCCTGGACCGGAGCGGGACGTTTGCGATCGACAGCTTAATGTTGAAGTGAGCGAGTCTATTCGCGGCTTTCACCACATTATCCAGGAGACCGCGGGAAACGCGACGCTCGTTAGCGTTATCCGGGATCTCGAAGCACTTTTCCTCGGGAGCTATTGTTCCCATGAGATGGCGGATCCCGGTGTCGCCGAGCGCCTACATGTGGACGAACACCGAGGAATTCAGGACGCGTTGCTAGCTCGTAATGCTGCCGCTGCGAGAGAGCTAATGCGGGCCCATATCCTCCACGCCAAGAGAATACTGCTGGATTATCTCGACAACACCGGTTTCTGGGCGGGGCACGATGACACTGACAATCAGGAGCAGCCAAATGAGTAG
- a CDS encoding polysaccharide deacetylase family protein, translated as MVIVYEEGAEYSHYDGDGRNDNWGEFDLRISPKVRDLGTETHFEFGSRVGIWRLARLFDRYAIPVTMSACARALERNPQVVSWLKERGHDVLGHGWKWTESWEMEKSDEREHLQRALSLYRDLLGERPLGWNSRSFPSVNTLDLIAEDGGFLYYSDPCNDEIPYYTSTKGGPLLVVPYSKLLNDSRFLVSPGYSSPRDFYEDSVRAIDYMVDEASDAGPRMTTIAVHARWTGQPNRASALRDILDHCVSRPEIRFMRRDDIAQHWLAQFGPDSPLLATGQNHTRV; from the coding sequence ATGGTGATCGTCTACGAGGAAGGCGCGGAGTACTCCCACTACGACGGTGATGGACGAAACGACAACTGGGGTGAATTCGACCTGAGGATATCGCCGAAAGTCCGCGATCTGGGAACAGAAACGCATTTTGAGTTCGGCAGCAGGGTGGGAATTTGGCGGCTCGCTCGGCTTTTCGACCGGTACGCAATTCCAGTGACCATGTCGGCATGCGCACGAGCGCTTGAGCGAAACCCGCAGGTTGTGTCTTGGCTCAAGGAGCGAGGCCACGACGTTCTCGGCCATGGTTGGAAGTGGACGGAATCCTGGGAAATGGAAAAGAGCGACGAGCGCGAACATCTTCAGCGCGCTCTTAGTCTCTACCGGGACCTCTTGGGCGAACGCCCGCTCGGCTGGAACAGCAGGTCGTTCCCGAGCGTCAACACACTCGATCTCATCGCCGAAGATGGGGGATTCCTCTACTACTCCGATCCATGCAATGACGAAATTCCCTACTACACGAGTACGAAGGGCGGACCCTTGTTGGTCGTTCCCTATTCGAAGTTGCTGAACGATAGCCGCTTCCTTGTGAGTCCGGGATATAGTTCTCCGCGAGATTTCTACGAGGACAGTGTCCGGGCGATCGACTACATGGTCGACGAAGCATCGGACGCGGGTCCCCGCATGACGACGATCGCCGTCCATGCGCGCTGGACGGGGCAGCCCAACAGAGCTTCGGCATTGAGGGACATCCTCGATCACTGCGTCTCGCGCCCGGAAATTCGATTTATGCGTCGCGATGACATTGCCCAACACTGGTTGGCGCAGTTTGGGCCCGACAGCCCATTACTGGCGACAGGCCAGAACCACACGCGGGTCTGA
- a CDS encoding ABC transporter permease produces the protein MHTILVKKLVLLSFTLFVSSVLIFVAAEGLPIDVGRDMLGRFAPQEAVDALNEKLGMNKPVLERYGHWVGGALTGDFGFSTSQQQPVGPLILRHAANSAILAAVALAVITPLAFLLGTFAGLYPGSRLDRMISTGSLATNSTPEFVVGVLVLLLFAVHLRILPGSSAMTGGATPLSDPTRLILPVMTLAIVDIGYLARMMRVSMIDVMGSSYIRAAVLRGLPFRRIVVRHAMRSALVTPITVLMLHINWLIGGIVVTEAIFGYPGLGLLMLTAANQKDVPLLEGGALVFAVVAVCSQVAADFLNAWLNPRIGAGLA, from the coding sequence ATGCACACTATCTTAGTGAAGAAACTCGTTCTGCTTAGCTTTACGCTCTTTGTGAGTTCAGTGCTGATTTTCGTTGCCGCCGAAGGGCTGCCGATAGACGTCGGTCGCGATATGCTGGGGCGGTTCGCGCCCCAGGAAGCCGTCGATGCGTTGAACGAAAAACTGGGAATGAATAAGCCTGTGTTGGAGCGCTACGGTCACTGGGTAGGTGGCGCTCTAACCGGCGACTTCGGTTTCTCGACCTCTCAGCAGCAACCCGTAGGTCCATTGATCCTTCGGCACGCCGCGAACTCGGCTATCCTTGCTGCGGTGGCGCTAGCGGTGATTACTCCTCTGGCGTTTTTGCTTGGTACGTTCGCCGGGCTCTATCCCGGAAGCCGGTTGGACAGAATGATTTCCACCGGCAGCCTCGCCACCAATTCGACTCCCGAATTCGTGGTGGGAGTACTCGTACTGCTCTTGTTCGCTGTCCACTTACGGATTCTTCCAGGGTCGAGCGCGATGACCGGTGGGGCGACGCCTCTGTCCGATCCTACGCGGCTCATTCTACCTGTGATGACACTCGCGATCGTGGACATTGGGTACCTGGCCAGGATGATGCGGGTCAGCATGATTGATGTGATGGGATCAAGCTACATTAGAGCGGCCGTTTTGCGCGGGCTGCCCTTCAGGAGGATTGTCGTAAGGCACGCGATGCGCAGTGCGCTGGTTACTCCGATCACCGTGCTGATGCTCCACATCAATTGGCTGATCGGCGGCATCGTCGTGACTGAAGCGATATTTGGATACCCGGGTCTCGGATTACTGATGCTGACCGCTGCAAATCAGAAGGACGTCCCCTTGCTTGAGGGAGGAGCGTTGGTGTTCGCGGTCGTGGCGGTCTGCTCGCAGGTCGCCGCAGATTTCCTCAATGCGTGGCTCAACCCTCGGATAGGAGCGGGACTGGCATGA
- a CDS encoding thiamine pyrophosphate-requiring protein produces the protein MKLTGSDLVAKVLQIEGVENIVGFPHSELFDSCAALGIRPVIARTERVAVNIAEGFSRMTDGRTTGVVTAQYGPGVETAFGAVAQAYSDNSPILVLPTAYPRGSEVVAPNFQASRNFRNITKWAESAAKVEQLPQLMQYVFSRLRNGGPGPVMLELPIDILAEEYKGELNYVSPRRSSPVPDATDLAELADALVKAKSPVIYAGQGVLYSRAWDELKSLAELVGAPVLTTVNGKSAFPENHPLALGTGGKSRPATVDEFLKRADLVVAVGTSLVRSAYVTTIPNGKTIAHITINEADIAKDYPVSLGVVGDAKAVLVELREAVSQHPALSERPNVDDVARGVASVRRDFMAKWMPLLTSNETPITPYRIIWDLMKVVDRTKTVVTHDAGQPRDQITPFYEAIVPHGYMGWGRTTQLGSGLGLMLGAKLARPDWLAVNIMGEAAFGMIGMDVETGVRAQLPILTIVLRNEIMGGYGGYMPTATQRYGANKLSGEYTQIAEGLGAYSEHVAKPDDLVPAMQRCIRSISEGRSAVLEVRTREEPRLAGITAP, from the coding sequence ATGAAACTTACAGGCAGCGACTTGGTAGCAAAGGTCCTTCAAATTGAAGGCGTCGAAAACATCGTCGGCTTTCCGCACAGCGAGCTTTTCGATTCTTGCGCGGCTCTCGGCATCCGTCCGGTGATCGCCCGCACCGAGCGAGTGGCGGTCAACATTGCCGAAGGCTTCTCGCGGATGACCGACGGTCGGACGACGGGCGTCGTGACTGCACAATACGGACCCGGCGTCGAAACTGCCTTCGGCGCTGTGGCGCAGGCCTATAGCGACAATTCACCGATACTTGTCCTGCCCACCGCATATCCCCGAGGGTCCGAGGTCGTAGCTCCCAATTTTCAGGCTTCTCGAAACTTCCGAAACATTACGAAATGGGCAGAAAGCGCGGCCAAGGTGGAACAGCTTCCACAGCTGATGCAGTACGTTTTCAGCCGCCTGCGAAATGGGGGGCCCGGCCCCGTAATGCTCGAACTGCCAATCGACATCCTGGCCGAGGAGTACAAAGGCGAGCTCAACTATGTGTCGCCCCGCCGCTCTTCGCCCGTTCCGGATGCCACCGATCTCGCGGAATTGGCGGATGCCTTGGTCAAGGCAAAGAGTCCCGTCATCTATGCAGGTCAGGGGGTACTCTACTCACGTGCCTGGGACGAGTTGAAATCGCTTGCGGAACTGGTTGGCGCCCCAGTCCTGACCACCGTCAATGGCAAGAGCGCCTTTCCTGAGAACCACCCGTTGGCACTCGGTACCGGCGGAAAGTCACGGCCGGCCACGGTCGACGAGTTTCTCAAGCGCGCAGACCTAGTCGTTGCCGTCGGCACCAGCCTCGTTCGTTCGGCCTATGTGACGACAATCCCGAACGGGAAAACGATCGCCCATATTACGATCAACGAGGCGGACATTGCCAAGGACTATCCGGTGTCGCTGGGCGTTGTCGGGGATGCGAAGGCTGTTCTTGTCGAACTCCGCGAAGCTGTCAGCCAGCATCCGGCGCTTTCCGAACGGCCGAACGTGGATGACGTCGCTCGCGGCGTGGCCTCGGTCCGCCGGGATTTCATGGCCAAATGGATGCCACTTCTGACGTCGAACGAGACGCCCATCACGCCGTATCGCATAATCTGGGACCTCATGAAGGTCGTGGACCGCACGAAGACGGTGGTTACTCACGACGCCGGGCAGCCGCGTGACCAGATTACCCCGTTCTACGAGGCGATTGTGCCGCACGGATACATGGGATGGGGGCGCACTACGCAGCTTGGAAGCGGCCTCGGTTTGATGCTGGGAGCCAAGTTGGCACGACCAGACTGGCTGGCGGTAAACATCATGGGCGAGGCGGCCTTCGGCATGATCGGGATGGACGTCGAGACCGGCGTCCGCGCGCAACTTCCGATCCTGACGATTGTCCTTCGCAATGAAATCATGGGCGGCTACGGCGGTTATATGCCGACGGCCACGCAGCGTTATGGGGCGAACAAGTTGAGCGGGGAATACACGCAAATTGCCGAGGGGCTCGGTGCTTACAGCGAGCACGTTGCGAAGCCCGACGACCTCGTTCCGGCCATGCAGCGATGCATCCGTAGCATCTCCGAAGGGCGGTCGGCCGTGCTGGAAGTCCGCACACGCGAGGAGCCGCGTTTAGCTGGCATAACGGCACCATGA
- a CDS encoding NAD-dependent epimerase/dehydratase family protein codes for MNLLVTGGHGFVMSNFVRHWLERYPGSRVTILDASPADAECARFLKAVQDRIDFVQTDILDLEGWSAKIAHLDIDAIVHGATVTPHPYVTSTGATCDPERLAPTTVIEVNVGGTVAALEFARHRGGIRRFVYVSTGSVYGDIGPAEPGQPLPEEGYVAPQTLYGISKYSAEMIVRRYGELYGLSVVSARLASVFGPMDRPNHVRNVQGTPNLVASLAVAGKPLLVHSFEGVGDWINTADVAEALRCLVVAETVQHQAYNVAYGSAETVRDLVDHVAIILPVSATETDLAKANVKCDPDRRAGQWGAYDISRMQTEFGWAPAPLRQRMHEYVNWLKDRVLSAPNS; via the coding sequence ATGAATCTGCTTGTCACGGGCGGACATGGGTTCGTCATGAGTAACTTCGTGCGTCACTGGCTGGAACGGTACCCCGGTTCTCGCGTGACGATACTGGATGCGTCCCCGGCCGACGCCGAATGCGCGCGCTTTTTGAAAGCGGTCCAGGATCGCATCGACTTTGTCCAGACAGACATACTCGATCTGGAGGGCTGGAGCGCCAAGATCGCGCATCTGGACATCGACGCGATAGTCCACGGGGCGACTGTTACGCCCCACCCATACGTAACGTCGACCGGTGCTACCTGCGATCCAGAACGCTTGGCCCCCACTACGGTCATCGAAGTTAATGTAGGAGGCACGGTCGCGGCATTGGAGTTTGCACGCCACCGGGGTGGGATAAGGCGTTTCGTCTATGTCAGCACCGGTTCGGTGTACGGCGACATTGGTCCCGCCGAACCAGGGCAGCCGCTGCCTGAAGAGGGCTATGTCGCTCCCCAGACGCTCTACGGGATTTCCAAGTATTCCGCGGAAATGATCGTCCGCCGGTACGGGGAGCTTTACGGCCTGTCGGTGGTGTCGGCCAGACTCGCGTCGGTTTTCGGTCCCATGGACAGGCCCAACCACGTCCGGAACGTTCAAGGAACGCCCAATCTCGTGGCGAGCCTCGCCGTCGCGGGCAAGCCGTTGCTGGTGCATTCCTTCGAAGGTGTCGGGGACTGGATAAACACTGCGGACGTGGCCGAAGCACTTCGATGCCTCGTCGTCGCCGAAACGGTGCAGCATCAAGCGTACAACGTCGCCTATGGAAGCGCGGAGACAGTCCGCGACCTCGTGGACCACGTCGCGATAATTCTGCCGGTGAGCGCAACGGAAACGGACCTGGCGAAGGCGAACGTGAAGTGCGACCCGGACCGTAGAGCAGGGCAATGGGGAGCTTACGACATCAGCCGAATGCAGACTGAGTTCGGGTGGGCTCCAGCGCCCCTGAGACAACGGATGCATGAATACGTGAATTGGCTGAAGGACCGCGTTCTGTCAGCCCCGAATTCCTAA
- a CDS encoding ABC transporter ATP-binding protein, producing the protein MKAKTLLSVENLSIDFRTSSGSVHAVRDVTLSIGRGEIVGLVGESGCGKSTLGYAVMGDFGRGKVRTAGSIRFDGFDILQATPESLRQLRGKRIAMVHQNPAGALTPTLKIGRQLTEILIVHEKMSPTEAHNRVVELFTQVKLPDPSAIMERYPHELSGGQQQRVVIAAALLSRPELLILDEPTTGLDVTVEAVVLDLLHELRERTGVAMLLIAHNLGVIARICERVGVMYAGELVEMADARQLFRNPRHPYTINLLRCVPRLDRVSGAELQPIPGFLPSPFAAATSCLFAPRCEFSSDQCRSARPDLTTEIDRSIRCFRWKETGHPMAASPQPRAAVRTAARSKLEVLTARDLSVTYELRPRGITAGTMKMRVVDGVGLDLVEGSITAVVGESGSGKTTLGRAIVGLTHASGGAVLLRGDDISGPVRSRSSLAHRLLQMVFQDHGGTLNPSLSVGRIIARPLRLFGLVNRRDQSEAVRGLLDSVGLNPDVAAQRSDKLSGGQKQRVAIARAFAGKPDVVICDEITSALDVSVQASVLNFLVSLQKRFGTSLLFISHDLGVVRYIADSVLVMYLGRICERGPVDAIFGGPNHPYTAALISAVPVPDPDDRREQIRLDGVVPSAANRPSGCPFHTRCPRKIGAICEEQSPPLREPQPGHIIECHLAVEDLPNFSKRPSGSHRTDSDGAHLNLASNTGMSMREERLS; encoded by the coding sequence ATGAAAGCGAAAACGCTCCTCTCGGTAGAGAACCTTTCCATCGATTTTCGGACCTCAAGTGGTTCGGTTCATGCGGTCAGAGACGTGACACTGTCGATCGGCAGAGGCGAGATCGTCGGCCTTGTCGGTGAAAGCGGCTGCGGTAAGAGCACGCTCGGATACGCCGTCATGGGAGACTTCGGTCGCGGCAAGGTCCGCACGGCCGGTTCGATCCGCTTCGACGGTTTCGACATTCTGCAAGCGACGCCCGAAAGTTTGCGGCAACTGCGGGGCAAGCGGATCGCGATGGTTCACCAGAATCCCGCAGGAGCTCTGACTCCGACACTCAAGATCGGCAGACAGCTCACCGAGATCCTGATCGTTCATGAGAAAATGTCTCCGACCGAGGCGCATAACCGCGTGGTGGAATTGTTCACGCAGGTGAAGCTGCCGGATCCGTCCGCAATCATGGAACGTTATCCCCATGAACTGAGCGGGGGGCAGCAGCAGCGCGTCGTCATCGCAGCTGCGCTTCTTAGCCGTCCGGAACTGCTAATCCTCGACGAGCCTACAACCGGCCTCGACGTCACGGTGGAAGCCGTTGTGCTCGATCTTCTGCACGAACTTCGCGAGCGCACGGGCGTCGCGATGCTGCTGATTGCACACAATCTTGGCGTCATCGCCCGAATTTGTGAGCGTGTGGGCGTCATGTACGCCGGCGAGCTGGTCGAGATGGCGGACGCGCGGCAATTATTCCGCAATCCGCGCCATCCTTACACGATAAACCTGTTGCGCTGCGTGCCTCGTTTAGACCGCGTATCCGGGGCCGAGTTGCAGCCCATCCCCGGATTTCTCCCAAGTCCTTTCGCCGCGGCGACAAGCTGCCTTTTCGCGCCGAGATGTGAGTTCAGCTCCGATCAATGCCGTTCGGCGAGGCCCGACCTGACGACCGAGATCGATAGGTCGATCCGTTGTTTTCGCTGGAAGGAAACCGGCCACCCGATGGCTGCCTCCCCCCAACCGCGCGCCGCGGTCCGGACAGCGGCCCGCAGCAAACTTGAGGTGCTTACCGCACGGGACCTCAGCGTTACCTATGAACTGCGCCCGCGAGGTATCACCGCCGGCACCATGAAAATGCGGGTCGTAGACGGCGTGGGTCTGGACTTGGTGGAAGGCTCCATCACAGCTGTGGTAGGCGAAAGCGGGAGCGGCAAGACCACCCTCGGACGTGCAATTGTTGGTTTGACGCACGCCAGCGGTGGTGCCGTATTGCTACGGGGAGATGACATCAGCGGACCGGTTAGGAGCCGCAGCTCTTTGGCCCACCGCCTCTTGCAGATGGTGTTTCAGGACCATGGCGGTACGCTCAATCCGTCGTTGTCGGTCGGCCGCATCATAGCAAGGCCACTTCGGCTATTCGGACTTGTAAACCGTCGCGACCAGTCGGAAGCCGTCCGTGGCTTGCTTGACTCCGTTGGCTTGAATCCGGACGTGGCGGCTCAGCGCTCGGACAAACTCAGCGGTGGGCAGAAGCAGCGTGTCGCGATAGCGAGGGCGTTTGCTGGTAAACCGGACGTGGTCATCTGCGACGAAATCACATCGGCGCTCGATGTTTCCGTTCAAGCTTCAGTGCTCAACTTCCTCGTATCGCTACAGAAGCGTTTCGGAACCAGTCTGCTGTTTATCAGCCACGACCTTGGCGTCGTCCGATACATCGCGGACAGCGTGCTCGTGATGTATCTCGGCCGCATTTGCGAACGGGGGCCCGTCGATGCGATTTTCGGAGGGCCAAACCATCCCTACACAGCAGCGTTGATCTCCGCCGTCCCAGTGCCAGATCCGGACGACCGCCGCGAACAGATACGACTCGACGGTGTTGTCCCCAGCGCGGCAAACCGACCATCCGGCTGCCCATTCCATACCCGTTGCCCGCGAAAGATCGGCGCAATCTGCGAAGAGCAGTCACCGCCTCTTCGAGAGCCTCAGCCGGGCCACATAATCGAGTGCCATCTGGCAGTCGAGGATCTGCCGAATTTTTCCAAGCGGCCTTCCGGCTCGCATCGCACGGACTCCGACGGAGCCCATCTAAATCTGGCGTCGAACACAGGTATGAGCATGAGAGAGGAGAGGCTGTCGTGA
- a CDS encoding SDR family NAD(P)-dependent oxidoreductase, which yields MSRAMEGKVAIVTGAGGDIGRAIAMMLCNRGARVVCMDLNERRAAEVARAINVDGGACVSLGGDVSSSVDAKRATSMALDTFGGLHVLVNNAAFFMQDAVLPEVEEEQFDRSFAVNVGGVFRMSKYAIPVIKRSGGGSIVHVASQMGHVARKYQATYCASKGALLVMAKAMALDHALDGIRVNTVSPGGIATQGMADQWGGIEIAEKEWGAKMHPIGRLGTMAEVAEAVCFLASDAASFITGTDILVDGGYTAC from the coding sequence ATGAGTAGAGCGATGGAAGGGAAGGTTGCGATAGTAACCGGAGCCGGCGGCGATATCGGGCGAGCCATCGCTATGATGCTCTGCAATCGAGGAGCACGGGTCGTGTGCATGGACCTGAATGAGCGGCGCGCCGCCGAAGTGGCCAGGGCCATCAATGTGGATGGCGGGGCCTGTGTGTCGCTTGGTGGTGACGTTAGTAGCAGCGTCGACGCAAAGCGAGCTACGTCGATGGCGCTCGACACTTTCGGCGGTCTGCACGTGCTCGTCAACAACGCGGCGTTCTTCATGCAGGACGCGGTCCTGCCCGAGGTCGAGGAGGAACAGTTCGACCGCTCTTTCGCGGTGAACGTCGGTGGCGTGTTTCGGATGTCGAAATACGCCATTCCAGTGATCAAGCGCTCGGGAGGGGGCAGCATCGTCCACGTCGCCTCCCAGATGGGGCACGTCGCCCGCAAGTACCAGGCGACATACTGCGCGAGCAAAGGCGCGCTGCTCGTGATGGCGAAGGCGATGGCGCTAGATCACGCACTTGACGGTATTCGGGTAAACACGGTCTCGCCGGGCGGCATAGCCACGCAGGGTATGGCCGATCAGTGGGGCGGCATTGAAATCGCCGAAAAGGAGTGGGGGGCCAAGATGCACCCGATTGGCCGCTTAGGAACGATGGCCGAGGTGGCGGAAGCAGTGTGCTTCCTCGCCAGTGACGCGGCATCCTTCATTACGGGCACCGATATCCTTGTCGACGGAGGGTACACCGCATGCTGA
- a CDS encoding cupin domain-containing protein gives MNDQPDRTFSTDRIQRARATTDAKRQAATWTKWESGMTEPFEIHYDRAVSFCVVEGRGEIRFTDGTQLDIQRDDFVTIHPEIRGVWTVLEPITNLYMWHDTKPMPVKR, from the coding sequence ATGAATGACCAGCCGGATCGCACCTTCAGCACAGACCGGATCCAAAGGGCTCGTGCAACAACAGACGCCAAGAGGCAGGCCGCTACGTGGACCAAGTGGGAATCCGGCATGACGGAACCCTTCGAAATTCACTACGACCGGGCCGTGTCGTTCTGCGTGGTGGAAGGTCGAGGAGAGATTAGGTTTACGGACGGCACACAGCTCGACATCCAGAGGGACGACTTCGTAACAATTCATCCTGAGATCAGGGGCGTGTGGACCGTATTAGAGCCGATCACCAACCTTTATATGTGGCACGACACCAAGCCGATGCCGGTGAAACGCTGA